The Infirmifilum lucidum DNA segment CGAGTTTCTTCGCCAGTTCATCTACCTTCCTCTCTAACATGTCGAATATATCGACACCTCCAACCCCCCTCATGGCGTCTATGATCGTGTCGTAGAGGTCGGGGTTCCCCAGGAACTCCTTAAACACCCCCCTGCCGACCCTGAGGTACTCCTCAGGGTCGTACCCGTGGCTTTCCAGTGTGGACTCCGCCACGGCAAAGGCCCTCTTGCCGTAGGTCAGGACTAAGTAGGGTCTATACCCGTTATCTATGGCCTCCTTCGCATGCTCCACGAACCTTTCGACAATATCCTTGTTCACGTCCGCGGGCCCCGATTTCACGGACAACACCTTGCCCTTCCACGTTGCCTCGCCCTCCCTGAACTCCCGATCTATTACTATATCCCACCAGCATATCCACCCCCTGCCCTCCCTACACAGGCGGTGTTCCCTCCCCCTAATCCCACCCAGAAGCTCTCGAAGGAAGGCCTCCATGGTGAAGCCGAAGCTTGTCCCCAGAGATCTCTCGACCCTCCTGTAGACGAAGAGCTCG contains these protein-coding regions:
- a CDS encoding PDDEXK family nuclease, with amino-acid sequence MEDRLQRALKHISRFVEQVGVLISSITIEDLIEKGGLNPYIVAALQVNSFREIAELFVYRRVERSLGTSFGFTMEAFLRELLGGIRGREHRLCREGRGWICWWDIVIDREFREGEATWKGKVLSVKSGPADVNKDIVERFVEHAKEAIDNGYRPYLVLTYGKRAFAVAESTLESHGYDPEEYLRVGRGVFKEFLGNPDLYDTIIDAMRGVGGVDIFDMLERKVDELAKKLEERYGGDVVKFLRSLS